In the genome of Oscarella lobularis chromosome 1, ooOscLobu1.1, whole genome shotgun sequence, one region contains:
- the LOC136199926 gene encoding heat shock protein 75 kDa, mitochondrial-like isoform X2, whose protein sequence is MNYTRLAKLVLRSALNSPVRTTKPLLFRHSYRLIKTSTARMSSESSSSVEDSTDAVNQGPIDRREFKAETRQLLDIVAKSLYSEKEVFIRELISNASDALEKLRHHQVNGVTIDDFSKSPLEIRITTDSQTGTITIQDFGTGMSKEDMVENLGTIARSGTKAFLSEIEDEKSSSSNSLIGQFGVGFYSTFMVADKVKVNSRSFETGSQGYTWSSDGSGLYEISEASHETRGTKIVVQLKADELRFADRDTVEGIVKKYSNFVGFPIFLNGEQINTIQPLWTQDPKAITTKQHEEFYQFISNAFDKPRYTLHFVADAPLSIRSLFYVPEQLPEMYGVRVLEPGVSLYSRRVLIQSKARDILPEWLRFVRGVIDSEDIPLNLSRELLQQSALIQKLRSVLSSKLIRFLADEAKRDRKKYEKFFAECGIFLREGIVSASDDAEREEIAKLFRFESSFERPGVTTSLSEYVSRMKPGQKNIYYLCLPTRELAETSPYYEPLLAQGHEVLFSYDQFDDTVLAQLRSFNEKPVLSAESYLSKSEEEGEVKDGSLPSDEADSLVKWLTRTLGYHRVKEVKVSRRLSSHPTMLTVSDMVSARRFLRAIRPEERGKILQPTLEVNPSHTIIKRLATLKDEDTKLAVLVAEQLYDNALIAAGLMDDPRRMLGRLDSLVESVVREQEK, encoded by the exons ATGAACTATACTCGGCTTGCAAAGCTTGTATTAAGAAGCGCTCTAAATTCACCCGTTCGAACAACCAAGCCGCTTC TGTTTCGGCACTCTTATCGTCTCATAAAAACGTCTACTGCTAGGATGAGT AGTGAGTCAAGTAGTTCGGTAGAGGACAGCACTGACGCAGTCAATCAAG GACCGATTGATAGGAGAGAGTTTAAGGCAGAAACTCGACAGCTTCTTGATATTGTAGCAAAGTCTCTCTATTCTGAGAAAGAG GTTTTTATTCGCGAATTGATTTCCAACGCTTCGGACGCCCTTGAGAAATTGCGTCACCATCAAGTGAATGGTGTAACCATCGACGATTTCAGCAAAAGCCCCCTCGAAATTCGTATCACAACGGACAGTCAAACCGGAACAATCACTATACAA gATTTTGGTACTGGAATGAGCAAAGAGGACATGGTAGAAAACCTCGGAACGATCGCCCGTTCAGGAACAAAG GCATTTTTGTCTGAaatagaagacgaaaagtcgtcgtcgtcaaattccTTGATCGGTCAATTTGGCGTCGGATTCTATTCCACGTTTATGGTGGCCGACAAGGTGAAGGTGAACAGTCGTTCATTCGAGACCGGAAGTCAAGGATACACGTGGTCATCTGATGG ATCTGGCTTGTATGAAATATCTGAAGCGTCTCACGAAACAAGAGGcacgaaaatcgtcgttcaGCTCAAAGCGGACGAACTTCGATTTGCAGACAGAGACACAGTTGAAG GCATAGTGAAGAAATACTCCAACTTCGTTGGTTTTCCAATATTTCTCAACGGCGAGCAAATCAATACAATTCAACCGCTATGGACGCAAGATCCCAAGGCGATAACGACAAAACAACACGAG GAATTTTATCAATTCATTTCGAATGCTTTTGACAAGCCGCGTTACACGCTtcacttcgtcgccgacgcgccGCTCAGCATTCGAAGTCTCTTCTACGTGCCCGAACAGCTGCCGGAGATGTACGGCGTGCGCGTACTTGAACCGGGCGTCAGTCTCTACAGTCGACGAGTTCTGATTCAGTCCAAGGCGAGGGACATATTGCCCGAGTggcttcgattcgttcgcgGAGTGATTGACAGCGAGGACATACCGTTGAATCTCAGTCGCGAGTTGCTGCAACAGAGCGCCTTGATACA AAAACTGCGCAGTGTTTTGTCTTCGAAGTTGATTCGCTTTCTTGCTGACGAAGCTAAGCGG GATCGGAAAAAGTACGAGAAATTTTTCGCCGAATGTGGAATCTTTCTTCGCGAGGGAATCGTGTCCGCTTCGGACGACGCGGAACGG GAAGAAATAGCGAAGCTCTTTCGattcgaatcgtcgttcgAACGGCCCGGcgtcacgacgtcgttgtcggaGTACGTTTCGAGAATGAAACCGGGTCAGAAGAACATCTATTATCTCTGCCTACCCAC GCGAGAGTTGGCTGAAACGTCTCCCTATTATGAACCGCTTCTTGCTCAAGGACACGAA GTCCTTTTCTCTTATGATCAGTTTGATGATACTGTTCTAGCTCAGCTTAGGTCATTCAACGAGAAACCTGTTCTCTCGGCCGAGTCGTATCTGTCTaaatcagaagaagaaggcgaagtcAAAGACG gaagtCTGCCGTCAGACGAAGCGGACTCTCTGGTCAAATGGCTGACGAGAACACTAGGATATCACAGAGTCAAAGAAGTAAAG gtgtctcgtcgtctttcgagTCATCCGACGATGCTGACCGTGTCCGACATGGTCTCCGCTAGAAGATTCCTCCGAGCCATACGACCAGAAGAGAGGGGAAAGATACTCCAACCGACCCTGGAAGTCAATCCGAGTCATACCATAATCAAACGACTCGCCACGCTGAAGGACGAAGACACCAAATTGGCTGTCCTTGTAGCTGAACAG CTATATGACAATGCTTTGATTGCTGCTGGCCTGATGGACGATCCACGACGAATGCTGGGGCGATTGGATAGTCTCGTAGAAAGCGTGGTACGCGAACAGGAGAAGTAA
- the LOC136199926 gene encoding heat shock protein 75 kDa, mitochondrial-like isoform X1 has translation MNYTRLAKLVLRSALNSPVRTTKPLPVFRHSYRLIKTSTARMSSESSSSVEDSTDAVNQGPIDRREFKAETRQLLDIVAKSLYSEKEVFIRELISNASDALEKLRHHQVNGVTIDDFSKSPLEIRITTDSQTGTITIQDFGTGMSKEDMVENLGTIARSGTKAFLSEIEDEKSSSSNSLIGQFGVGFYSTFMVADKVKVNSRSFETGSQGYTWSSDGSGLYEISEASHETRGTKIVVQLKADELRFADRDTVEGIVKKYSNFVGFPIFLNGEQINTIQPLWTQDPKAITTKQHEEFYQFISNAFDKPRYTLHFVADAPLSIRSLFYVPEQLPEMYGVRVLEPGVSLYSRRVLIQSKARDILPEWLRFVRGVIDSEDIPLNLSRELLQQSALIQKLRSVLSSKLIRFLADEAKRDRKKYEKFFAECGIFLREGIVSASDDAEREEIAKLFRFESSFERPGVTTSLSEYVSRMKPGQKNIYYLCLPTRELAETSPYYEPLLAQGHEVLFSYDQFDDTVLAQLRSFNEKPVLSAESYLSKSEEEGEVKDGSLPSDEADSLVKWLTRTLGYHRVKEVKVSRRLSSHPTMLTVSDMVSARRFLRAIRPEERGKILQPTLEVNPSHTIIKRLATLKDEDTKLAVLVAEQLYDNALIAAGLMDDPRRMLGRLDSLVESVVREQEK, from the exons ATGAACTATACTCGGCTTGCAAAGCTTGTATTAAGAAGCGCTCTAAATTCACCCGTTCGAACAACCAAGCCGCTTC CAGTGTTTCGGCACTCTTATCGTCTCATAAAAACGTCTACTGCTAGGATGAGT AGTGAGTCAAGTAGTTCGGTAGAGGACAGCACTGACGCAGTCAATCAAG GACCGATTGATAGGAGAGAGTTTAAGGCAGAAACTCGACAGCTTCTTGATATTGTAGCAAAGTCTCTCTATTCTGAGAAAGAG GTTTTTATTCGCGAATTGATTTCCAACGCTTCGGACGCCCTTGAGAAATTGCGTCACCATCAAGTGAATGGTGTAACCATCGACGATTTCAGCAAAAGCCCCCTCGAAATTCGTATCACAACGGACAGTCAAACCGGAACAATCACTATACAA gATTTTGGTACTGGAATGAGCAAAGAGGACATGGTAGAAAACCTCGGAACGATCGCCCGTTCAGGAACAAAG GCATTTTTGTCTGAaatagaagacgaaaagtcgtcgtcgtcaaattccTTGATCGGTCAATTTGGCGTCGGATTCTATTCCACGTTTATGGTGGCCGACAAGGTGAAGGTGAACAGTCGTTCATTCGAGACCGGAAGTCAAGGATACACGTGGTCATCTGATGG ATCTGGCTTGTATGAAATATCTGAAGCGTCTCACGAAACAAGAGGcacgaaaatcgtcgttcaGCTCAAAGCGGACGAACTTCGATTTGCAGACAGAGACACAGTTGAAG GCATAGTGAAGAAATACTCCAACTTCGTTGGTTTTCCAATATTTCTCAACGGCGAGCAAATCAATACAATTCAACCGCTATGGACGCAAGATCCCAAGGCGATAACGACAAAACAACACGAG GAATTTTATCAATTCATTTCGAATGCTTTTGACAAGCCGCGTTACACGCTtcacttcgtcgccgacgcgccGCTCAGCATTCGAAGTCTCTTCTACGTGCCCGAACAGCTGCCGGAGATGTACGGCGTGCGCGTACTTGAACCGGGCGTCAGTCTCTACAGTCGACGAGTTCTGATTCAGTCCAAGGCGAGGGACATATTGCCCGAGTggcttcgattcgttcgcgGAGTGATTGACAGCGAGGACATACCGTTGAATCTCAGTCGCGAGTTGCTGCAACAGAGCGCCTTGATACA AAAACTGCGCAGTGTTTTGTCTTCGAAGTTGATTCGCTTTCTTGCTGACGAAGCTAAGCGG GATCGGAAAAAGTACGAGAAATTTTTCGCCGAATGTGGAATCTTTCTTCGCGAGGGAATCGTGTCCGCTTCGGACGACGCGGAACGG GAAGAAATAGCGAAGCTCTTTCGattcgaatcgtcgttcgAACGGCCCGGcgtcacgacgtcgttgtcggaGTACGTTTCGAGAATGAAACCGGGTCAGAAGAACATCTATTATCTCTGCCTACCCAC GCGAGAGTTGGCTGAAACGTCTCCCTATTATGAACCGCTTCTTGCTCAAGGACACGAA GTCCTTTTCTCTTATGATCAGTTTGATGATACTGTTCTAGCTCAGCTTAGGTCATTCAACGAGAAACCTGTTCTCTCGGCCGAGTCGTATCTGTCTaaatcagaagaagaaggcgaagtcAAAGACG gaagtCTGCCGTCAGACGAAGCGGACTCTCTGGTCAAATGGCTGACGAGAACACTAGGATATCACAGAGTCAAAGAAGTAAAG gtgtctcgtcgtctttcgagTCATCCGACGATGCTGACCGTGTCCGACATGGTCTCCGCTAGAAGATTCCTCCGAGCCATACGACCAGAAGAGAGGGGAAAGATACTCCAACCGACCCTGGAAGTCAATCCGAGTCATACCATAATCAAACGACTCGCCACGCTGAAGGACGAAGACACCAAATTGGCTGTCCTTGTAGCTGAACAG CTATATGACAATGCTTTGATTGCTGCTGGCCTGATGGACGATCCACGACGAATGCTGGGGCGATTGGATAGTCTCGTAGAAAGCGTGGTACGCGAACAGGAGAAGTAA
- the LOC136199962 gene encoding V-type proton ATPase 16 kDa proteolipid subunit c-like — MADAPPAYASFFGAMGATAAIVFTCLGAAYGTAKSASGIAAMSVMRPELIMKSILPVVMAGIIAIYGLVVAVLIGSNAKSSNSLYQNFMQLGAGLSVGLSGLGAGFAVGIAGDTGVRGTAQQPRLFVGMVLILIFAEVLGLYGLIVALIMSTKK, encoded by the exons ATGGCTGACGCGCCTCCCGCATACGCAAGTTTCTTCGGCGCAATGGGCGCCACGGCGGCAATCGTATTTACCT GTCTCGGCGCCGCCTACGGAACGGCAAAGAGCGCTTCGGGAATAGCGGCGATGAGCGTAATGAGACCCGAACTCATCATGAAGTCGATCCTTCCCGTCGTCATGGCGGGTATTATCGCGATTTACGgtctcgtcgttgccgtcctCATCGGAAGCAACG CCAAGAGCTCGAACTCGCTCTACCA AAATTTTATGCAACTCGGAGCCGGATTGAGCGTCGGTTTGAGTGGGTTGGGCGCCGGCTTTGCTGTCGGTATAGCCGGTGATACGGGCGTGAGGGGCACCGCTCAGCAACCGCGTCTCTTCGTCGGCATGGTTCTCATTCTCATTTTTGCTGAAGTCTTGGGTCTTTATGGACTCATTGTAGCTCTCATTatgtcgacgaagaagtaG
- the LOC136199957 gene encoding uncharacterized protein, giving the protein MAHLALTRSTWKALASSRLLVKHLRYASFAASQFRRARLSTSTNTVNPPQQKSWLLRWLSDETDETKVMDSTERQEREDLLERVRSMYFATPPLKPDLAFFKEAFQLLIKYCDRSGVETLWRLFTESGIDPDDEIQNMVDSFLADTEKSKWFD; this is encoded by the exons ATGGCTCACTTGGCACTGACGAGATCGACTTGGAAGGCTCTCGCCTCCTCGCGACTACTAGTAAAACATCTTAGATACG cTTCGTTCGCCGCCAGTCAATTCCGACGCGCTcgtctctcgacgtcgacgaacaCGGTCAATCCGCCGCAGCAGAAGTCGTGGCTGTTGAGATGGCTTTCCGACGAGACGGACGAGACGAAG GTTATGGATTCTACGGAACGACAGGAGAGAGAAGATTTATTAGAGAGG gtgCGGAGTATGTACTTTGCTACGCCGCCTCTGAAACCCGATTTGGCATTTTTCAAGGAGGCCTTTCAATTGCTTATAAAGTACTGCGATAG ATCTGGAGTTGAAACTCTGTGGCGATTGTTTACAGAGTCGGGTATTGATCCGGATGACGAAATTCAGAATATG GTTGATTCATTTCTCGCTGAcacagaaaaatcaaagtggTTTGACTAG